The nucleotide window CCCTCCGTTACAAGGCAGGGCGCCGGCCGGCCTATGCCGTGGCGGCCGTGGCCTTGTTCTGGGTGGCTGCTTTCTCCCACTGCAGTGTGATCTACGTGGTCCAGTACCAGGCCAAGGGCAACGACACAGTGGGCAACCTCACCCGCTGCTACGCCACCTTCACTGACCACCAGCTGGCTGTCCTGCTGCCCGTCCGCCTGGAGATATTCCTGGTCCTCTTCTGCCTTCCGCTGGGAATCACCGCCTTCTGCTATGCCAGATTCATCGCCATCATACGCTCCCTGCCACTGGTGAGCCCCGGGAGGAAGCGCCGGGCCATCGGGCTGGTGGCAGCCACGTTTCTCCACTTCCTGGTCTGCTTCACCCCCTTCAACATCTCCCACGTGGTGGGCTTTGTGGAGAATAAGAGCCCAGAATGGAGAGTCTACGTCCTGCTCCTCAGCACTTTCAACGCCAGCTTCGACCCCATCATCTTCTACTTCTCCTCCTCGTCTTTCCAGAAGATCTGCCTGGAGTGTctgcaggctgcctgggagaagctGCAGCTCGGCTGGCTCTGCCCTGGGGTCTGGCCGGAGGCCCCGGAGAACGTGGCCATGGCGGAGTCGCAGATGGTGCAGTGAAATGGATGGAGTGGGGACCACAGTTCTACCTCCCCCAGGTCTAGGACTGAAGGCTGGGAAGGAATATTCCCGAATAAGTGTTTATCTACGCTTGCAAGTTATTTCAGATTTGGTGTTTCCACTTTAATCAGGGATAACTCTCCCAAAGCTATGCGTGAACACTGGCTTCCCTTTTGAATCATTGCATCCACACTGCCCCGCAGGCTGCATGCTTACCAAATAACCACACAGCCTTCCAGGAAAGCGCCTCTTGCTGCAACCTCCCGCCGCTTGCCTCTATGCATCCTGGGATTTCGCGCATTGTGGGAAGCCCCTGGAATTCTGGGACTGATGGGTCCTCTGGCTTGGCTTTGGCAAGCCAGCCCCACTTCCACACCGCTGGCTATCGGGCAGTGATAGAGGCTGATGCACGCTTCTTGCCCATCACAGAGCCAGATGGCGCTGGAGACAGCCACAACGATACTGATAGGAGAGGAAATCAAGCACCTGGTTGTGTCCATGGACTCCGGGGAGCGACTTCGCTTGGTAGGGCACCACTTCTGGGCTCAGTCAACCAGCGCCGACTGGTGGGACAGGACCACCCATCCTGGGGTGAGCAGCAGTGGGGTGGTAGTACTTCTGGATGACAGGCCAGGCCCCTGGAGATCTGCGCAGAGCTCACCcccgagctgcaggggtggaATAGCTTCATGAGAGCGCCCCTCAGCACGGAGAAGCGCGCGGCTGTCGCCATCTGGAAATTTGTCACCCACAATTGCTGCTGGTCAGGACCTGGCCGTTCGGGGTTGGTAGATGAATCACCGGACTGTTGTCATGGAGCCACGTGCTGCTACTAGGAGGGTGGTGCTCAGGAGGTTGTTGGTGGATGGGCACGCTGAGGGCTTCCGAAATGGGGGCATTGATGGGACCCATCTCCCTATTCTTTGCTCCCCACGCCAGGCCTCGGAGTTCATCAACAAGATGGGGTTTCTCCATGGTGCTCCAAGACCTGGCTTATCTCCATGGCCGGCTCACCCGTACTGGGGTGGGCTGGACACAGGAGCTTTAGAAACTCAGCCCAGCTTCCTGCAATGAGCAAATGGACCCAGGGCCACCACAACCAGGAAGGGTGGTGTGACTTCTCCTGTTCTTCCAGGAGACCAGCTTCTGTACTCCCCCGGCTGATGGGACCTCTCACTTGACAGTTGGACGGCAGAAAGGAGTCCACCTCGTTTAGCTGCAGCACGCCAGCGGGGTGCGTACCGGGAAGGTGGAGGTGTCTCGAAGCTGCTGAGCAATATCTGCCTCGTGTCACAGCCGCTTGGCCGTGTTTAGCACAACAGCTGAGGGCTTTGCTCATGGCCCGTGGAACGTTATGAGTGGCCCCAGAGACACCCTCTGCTCAGGGCCACACACGAGCAGAGTACGGGGCCAGGGGCCTTGGTCTTggtctctcccctcctctccctggggCACAGGGTTTAGTCTAGTCCAACTGGAGTCTTTGGGCTTCTCTCGGGCGGACGGGAGGGGACCCTTACAAGGGAGACCAGGTCCAGCCCCACCGGCGACATGGCCA belongs to Natator depressus isolate rNatDep1 chromosome 24, rNatDep2.hap1, whole genome shotgun sequence and includes:
- the LOC141977468 gene encoding free fatty acid receptor 3-like, which encodes MPPIGSYQLSLAVYTVTFVTGLPLNLLAFCAFVVKARRRLLPADVLLLNLTVSDLVLLAFLPIRITEASWEMKWKMPDFLCPLSGLLFFSSIYLTTLSLTGVSVDRYLSMAFPLRYKAGRRPAYAVAAVALFWVAAFSHCSVIYVVQYQAKGNDTVGNLTRCYATFTDHQLAVLLPVRLEIFLVLFCLPLGITAFCYARFIAIIRSLPLVSPGRKRRAIGLVAATFLHFLVCFTPFNISHVVGFVENKSPEWRVYVLLLSTFNASFDPIIFYFSSSSFQKICLECLQAAWEKLQLGWLCPGVWPEAPENVAMAESQMSQMALETATTILIGEEIKHLVVSMDSGERLRLASEFINKMGFLHGAPRPGLSPWPAHPYWGGLDTGALETQPSFLQ